The following coding sequences are from one Nilaparvata lugens isolate BPH chromosome 4, ASM1435652v1, whole genome shotgun sequence window:
- the LOC111044545 gene encoding serine/threonine-protein kinase VRK1 encodes MPPKKDGGPAPKKKKGLYKLPDPLPKGLKVVDNQKKEWEIGESIGTGGFAEVYSAKESNKETASKNAIKYPFAIKVEPKENGPLFCEIHFYMRATKPELIAEWKKTKKVKHCGVSPFYSSGLFTFKNTEYRFLVTDRYGKSLYNIISENDKQIPTDTVHQIAIQLLDMLEYIHSKGYIHGDIKAANLLFGVKPGTEKYLHLVDYGLAKKFKSDVEDLPRDPKLAGNGTIEYISRDGHNGVFGTRGDLEMLAFNLLHWINSTLPWEKDIANAAVVQQKKEELMASPSTYINKNLPKVPTVMVKFLDYINSIDNNQPIDFDLCRKLFLTELTKLKLKPYDELNFHVTKDSSVDSKVKKSASSKKQVKEEVVEEAEHYVGRRTRNSMSAAAASEPVEIKDSQSEQKGRTKSEADKENSKTQKPPAKKPAAKKEPKKTASWKDSQTIRASNIVKPGEYVSTRQAAPSKRK; translated from the exons ATGCCTCCTAAAAAGGATGGTGGGCCAGCACCTAAGAAAAAGAAAGGTCTATACAAACTTCCAGACCCACTGCCAAAAGGTTTGAAAGTTGTGGACAACCAGAAGAAGGAGTGGGAGATCGGAGAATCGATTGGAACGGGTGGTTTTGCGGAAGTTTACAGTG CTAAGGAAAGTAATAAGGAGACTGCTTCCAAGAATGCTATCAAATATCCATTCGCTATAAAAGTG GAGCCAAAAGAAAATGGACCTCTATTTTGCGAAATCCATTTCTATATGCGAGCTACTAAACCAGAGTTAA TTGCAGAATGGAAAAAAACGAAGAAAGTAAAACACTGTGGAGTCTCTCCTTTCTATAGCTCTGGATTGTTCACCTTCAAAAATACGGAGTATAGATTTCTAGTAACTGATAGATATGGAAAGAGTCTCTACAACATTATTTCGGAGAACGACAAGCAAATTCCAACTGATACCGTTCACCAGATTGCTATACAGTTG TTAGATATGCTTGAGTACATACACAGCAAGGGCTACATACACGGTGACATCAAAGCTGCCAACTTGCTGTTTGGAGTAAAACCTGGTACAGAAAAGTATCTGCACTTGGTTGATTACGGCCTAGCGAAGAAATTCAAGAGCGATGTTGAAGACTTGCCCAGAGATCCAAAACTGGCAGGCAATGGAACAATAGAATACATCAGTCGTGACGGACACAATGGAG tttttggCACTCGAGGAGATTTGGAAATGCTTGCGTTCAATCTGCTCCACTGGATTAACTCTACGTTACCGTGGGAGAAAGATATTGCTAATGCTGCCGTGGTTcagcagaagaaggaggagcTGATGGCTTCTCCATCTACTTATATCAACAAGAATCTCCCCAAAGTTCCTACAG TGATGGTGAAATTCCtcgattacataaattcaattgacaataatcaaccCATTGATTTCGATCTTTGTCGGAAGCTGTTCTTAACCGAATTGACGAAGTTGAAACTTAAACCCTACGATGAACTCAATTTTCACGTTACAAAAGACAGTTCAGTCGATAGTAAAGTTAAGAAAAGTGCCTCGTCTAAAAAACAGGTAAAAGAAGAAGTAGTGGAGGAAGCGGAGCATTATGTAGGAAGAAGAACACGCAATTCCATGTCAGCCGCCGCTGCTAGTGAACCAGTCGAAATCAAGGACTCTCAAAGTGAGCAAAAAGGTCGCACTAAATCTGAAGCTGACAAAGAAAACAGCAAAACTCAAAAACCTCCAGCCAAAAAACCAGCTGCAAAGAAAGAGCCAAAGAAAACTGCCAGCTGGAAAGATTCTCAAACAATTCGTGCCAGTAACATTGTCAAACCTGGAGAATACGTCAGTACCAGGCAAGCGGCTCCATCAAAAAGAAAGTGA